Proteins encoded in a region of the Synechococcus sp. BIOS-U3-1 genome:
- the dnaN gene encoding DNA polymerase III subunit beta — MKLVCSQTELNAALQLVSRAVAARPTHPVLANVLLTADAGTDRLSLTGFDLNLGIQTSLAATVETSGAVTLPARLFGEIVSRLSSDSPITLVTDEAGEQVELTSLSGSYQMRGMPADDYPELPLVENGTALKLDPAALVKALRSTLFASSSDEAKQLLTGVHLRFDRTSLEAASTDGHRLAVLSVDDALQDPLAHSDQDDSEEAGLAVTLPARSLREVERLMAGWKGTDAVSLFCESGQVVVLAADQMVTSRTLEGTYPNYRQLIPESFNRTLDLDRRAFVASLERIAVLADQHNNVVRIGSDPEKGLVQISADAQDVGSGSESLPAQIEGDPVQIAFNVRYVLDGLKAMDSERVRLQCNAPTTPAILSPSDDASGLTYLVMPVQIRS; from the coding sequence ATGAAACTGGTTTGTTCCCAAACGGAACTCAACGCTGCGCTGCAACTGGTCAGCAGGGCAGTTGCAGCAAGACCGACCCATCCGGTGCTTGCCAACGTGTTGCTGACCGCGGATGCCGGTACTGATCGATTGAGCCTTACGGGTTTTGACCTCAACCTGGGCATTCAGACGTCTCTCGCAGCGACTGTTGAAACCAGTGGTGCGGTAACGCTGCCGGCGCGCCTTTTTGGTGAGATCGTTTCCCGCCTTTCCAGCGATTCACCCATCACCCTTGTCACAGACGAAGCCGGGGAACAGGTTGAACTCACCAGCCTGAGTGGTAGCTATCAGATGCGAGGCATGCCCGCGGATGATTATCCGGAGCTGCCTTTGGTCGAGAACGGCACAGCGCTCAAACTGGATCCAGCAGCTCTCGTGAAAGCACTGCGCAGCACCTTGTTTGCCAGCAGTTCTGACGAAGCCAAGCAGCTGCTCACCGGGGTGCATCTGCGTTTTGATCGGACCAGCCTTGAGGCTGCTTCCACGGATGGTCATCGTCTGGCGGTGCTCAGCGTCGATGATGCATTGCAGGATCCTCTTGCTCATTCTGATCAGGACGATTCGGAAGAGGCTGGTCTCGCTGTCACCCTGCCGGCCCGCTCCCTGCGTGAAGTTGAACGTCTGATGGCGGGATGGAAAGGAACAGACGCAGTGAGTCTGTTTTGCGAAAGCGGTCAAGTGGTGGTTCTAGCCGCTGATCAGATGGTGACCAGTCGCACGCTCGAGGGCACGTATCCCAATTACCGCCAGCTCATTCCTGAGTCGTTTAATCGCACGCTTGATCTTGATCGTCGGGCCTTTGTGGCTTCACTTGAACGCATCGCTGTCTTGGCAGATCAGCACAACAATGTTGTCCGCATCGGTAGTGATCCTGAAAAGGGTCTGGTTCAGATCAGTGCCGATGCTCAGGATGTTGGCAGCGGCTCCGAGTCGCTACCCGCTCAGATTGAAGGTGACCCCGTTCAGATCGCATTCAACGTGCGTTACGTGCTTGATGGTTTGAAAGCGATGGATTCGGAACGTGTTCGTCTGCAGTGCAATGCCCCGACAACCCCAGCCATCCTTTCACCGTCAGACGATGCATCGGGTCTCACCTATCTGGTGATGCCTGTTCAGATTCGTTCCTGA
- a CDS encoding RNA methyltransferase — protein sequence MTLPDPLLLSDLLRHRVRCDQGLDHGMGVMAWMHPPVHRLLGWVSRPSALRNSRTVWRLDQCRGFDDQQVFVKGAPSEIDQLTLERLPTLLDADLLDVAGERLGQVADLAFVPSTGEILHYLVSRSDPRLPGSSRWRLTPDRIVDQQPGLVSTGLRDLDDLPEARASVRQDFVRRSRHWREQLQHLGDRAGERLEGWLEEPPWDEQRSRRDLEEPDVRPQAMDSDPLEDWQDDDWIDREPAMQNRRPSQRDGDPWI from the coding sequence TTGACGCTGCCTGATCCACTTCTGCTCAGTGATCTGCTGAGGCACCGTGTGCGTTGTGATCAAGGACTTGATCACGGCATGGGAGTGATGGCCTGGATGCATCCTCCGGTGCATCGCTTGTTGGGTTGGGTCAGTCGTCCTTCCGCTCTGCGTAACTCCCGTACGGTCTGGAGACTTGATCAGTGTCGTGGTTTCGATGATCAGCAGGTGTTTGTGAAGGGGGCTCCGTCAGAGATTGATCAGCTCACCCTTGAGCGGCTTCCCACCTTGCTTGATGCCGATTTGCTCGATGTCGCTGGGGAGCGCCTTGGCCAGGTTGCAGATCTCGCTTTTGTTCCCTCCACCGGCGAGATTCTTCATTACCTGGTGTCTCGCAGTGATCCACGTTTGCCAGGAAGCAGCCGCTGGCGGCTGACCCCTGATCGCATCGTTGATCAGCAGCCAGGCTTGGTTTCCACTGGCCTTCGTGATCTGGATGATCTTCCCGAGGCGCGCGCCAGTGTTCGTCAGGATTTCGTTCGGAGATCTCGTCACTGGAGGGAGCAGTTGCAACACCTCGGTGATCGAGCCGGCGAACGGCTTGAGGGGTGGCTGGAGGAACCTCCCTGGGATGAACAGCGGTCTCGCCGTGATCTAGAGGAGCCTGATGTTCGTCCCCAGGCCATGGATTCAGATCCTCTGGAGGATTGGCAAGACGACGATTGGATCGATCGCGAGCCTGCTATGCAGAATCGTCGGCCTTCCCAACGAGATGGAGATCCGTGGATCTGA
- the purL gene encoding phosphoribosylformylglycinamidine synthase subunit PurL, whose product MVQSSSVAETFDVAAALRQEGLTQQDYVEIQRRLGRDPNRAELGMFGVMWSEHCCYRNSRPLLSGFPTEGPRILVGPGENAGVVDLGGGHRLAFKIESHNHPSAVEPFQGAATGVGGILRDIFTMGARPIALLNALRFGPLEDPANVGLMQGVVAGIAHYGNCVGVPTVGGEVAFDPSYSGNPLVNAMALGLMETDDIVKSGASGVGNPVIYVGSTTGRDGMGGASFASAELSSASLDDRPAVQVGDPFLEKGLIEACLEAFQSGDVVAAQDMGAAGLTCSCSEMAAKGDLGIELDLDKVPARELGMTAYEYLLSESQERMLFVVRAGREEPLMERFRRWGLQAAVVGRVLAEPVVRVLQAGLVAAEVPSRALAEDTPINHHDLLSEPPAEIQELWRWSEADLSLPSQGHDWSQSLLRLLDDPTIASKRWVHRQYDQQVLANTVVSSGSADAAVIRLRPQQGEGSLDASTKGVAATVDCPNRWVALDPERGAQAAVAEAARNLSCVGAEPLAVTDNLNFPSPETPKGYWQLAKACSGISDACRALNTPVTGGNVSLYNEIKADDGSLQPIHPTPVIGMVGVVNDIATVIGLGWRQAQDSIYLIGVGPDDAKALSLSLAGSAYQQLTTGTLAGRPPLPDLPMEAKVGCLVREAITRALLGSAHDCSDGGLCVALAESSIASGLGIEIDLSVQGVRLDRVLFAEGGSRIVVSVKADRVRQWEALLAEQDDLPIIRIGVVTENPYLEVRVDQNPCLNLEIEQCRHAYNSSLPRRIDGVGKVGQ is encoded by the coding sequence GTGGTCCAGTCTTCTTCTGTGGCTGAGACGTTTGATGTCGCGGCCGCCCTCCGCCAGGAAGGGCTCACGCAACAGGATTACGTCGAGATTCAACGTCGGCTTGGGCGAGACCCCAACCGGGCTGAACTCGGCATGTTTGGGGTGATGTGGTCAGAGCACTGCTGTTATCGCAACTCCAGACCCCTGCTTAGTGGTTTTCCAACAGAGGGGCCTCGCATTCTGGTGGGTCCCGGTGAGAACGCCGGTGTGGTGGATCTCGGAGGTGGTCATCGCCTCGCGTTCAAGATCGAGAGCCACAACCATCCTTCGGCAGTGGAACCTTTTCAAGGAGCTGCAACAGGTGTTGGTGGAATCCTTCGGGACATTTTCACCATGGGTGCTCGTCCGATTGCTCTGCTGAATGCCTTGCGTTTCGGTCCCCTGGAAGATCCAGCCAATGTTGGATTGATGCAGGGCGTGGTGGCTGGCATTGCCCATTACGGCAATTGCGTGGGTGTCCCCACCGTGGGCGGTGAAGTGGCATTTGATCCTTCCTACAGCGGAAATCCTCTGGTCAATGCGATGGCCCTCGGTCTGATGGAGACCGATGACATTGTGAAATCCGGTGCTTCGGGCGTTGGTAATCCCGTGATTTACGTGGGCAGCACCACGGGTCGTGATGGCATGGGTGGAGCCAGTTTTGCGAGCGCTGAGCTCAGCTCCGCTTCTCTGGATGATCGTCCTGCTGTGCAGGTCGGAGATCCTTTTTTAGAAAAAGGGTTGATAGAAGCCTGTCTGGAGGCGTTTCAGAGCGGTGATGTGGTCGCTGCTCAAGACATGGGCGCTGCCGGTCTCACTTGCAGCTGTTCGGAGATGGCAGCCAAGGGAGATCTGGGAATTGAGCTTGATCTCGACAAGGTGCCTGCTCGAGAGCTGGGTATGACCGCTTACGAATACCTGTTATCTGAATCACAGGAGCGCATGCTTTTCGTGGTGCGCGCTGGCCGCGAAGAGCCTCTGATGGAGCGTTTCCGGCGCTGGGGTTTGCAGGCGGCTGTAGTGGGTCGAGTCTTGGCTGAACCTGTGGTTCGGGTGCTTCAGGCAGGCCTTGTGGCTGCAGAGGTCCCTTCAAGGGCTTTGGCGGAAGACACGCCGATCAATCACCACGATTTGCTCAGTGAGCCTCCTGCTGAGATTCAGGAGCTGTGGCGGTGGTCGGAGGCGGATCTCTCTTTGCCGAGCCAGGGCCATGACTGGAGTCAGAGTCTTCTGCGCTTGTTGGATGATCCAACGATTGCGAGCAAACGCTGGGTGCATCGCCAGTACGACCAGCAGGTATTGGCAAACACCGTGGTGTCTTCCGGATCCGCAGATGCAGCGGTGATCCGACTTCGGCCTCAGCAGGGTGAAGGATCACTGGATGCCTCCACCAAGGGAGTGGCAGCCACGGTGGATTGTCCCAACCGTTGGGTTGCACTGGATCCTGAACGAGGTGCCCAGGCAGCTGTTGCCGAAGCCGCACGCAATCTGAGCTGCGTTGGCGCTGAACCCCTTGCCGTGACCGACAATCTCAATTTCCCTTCTCCTGAAACCCCCAAGGGTTACTGGCAGCTTGCGAAGGCATGCAGTGGTATTTCGGATGCGTGTAGAGCTCTCAACACCCCCGTGACCGGTGGCAATGTCTCGCTCTACAACGAGATCAAAGCTGATGACGGCAGCCTGCAGCCGATCCATCCCACGCCTGTGATCGGCATGGTTGGTGTTGTCAATGACATCGCGACTGTGATTGGCCTGGGATGGCGACAGGCTCAGGATTCCATCTACCTGATTGGTGTCGGCCCTGATGACGCCAAGGCACTGTCCCTAAGCCTGGCCGGTAGTGCTTATCAACAGCTGACGACAGGGACTCTTGCTGGTCGACCGCCTCTTCCGGATCTTCCGATGGAAGCCAAGGTTGGGTGCCTTGTGCGTGAGGCCATCACTCGCGCTCTGCTGGGCTCAGCCCATGACTGCAGTGATGGCGGTCTCTGCGTGGCTTTGGCGGAATCTTCGATTGCTTCGGGTTTGGGAATCGAGATCGACCTCAGTGTTCAGGGTGTGCGTTTGGATCGCGTTCTCTTTGCTGAAGGTGGGAGTCGGATCGTGGTTT